A stretch of the Natrinema pellirubrum DSM 15624 genome encodes the following:
- a CDS encoding potassium channel family protein, producing MNRVYLALGVILLIGTVLDLLWTTLWVEGGAGPLTSRLMVWTWRSLRRIGAHNSRLLSLSGPLIFVLTLAVWIVLLWSGWTLIFAGAENILIDTLNRGPVSWTDRIYFVGYTVFTLGIGDFAPRTGIWQLITILATGSGLLFVTLGVTYTLSVLDAVTQKRAFAINVSGFGTQSEEIVRTAWNSEEFEGLDLPLNTFVTLLSTLTENHNAYPVLHYFHSAQGKQSPAVEIAALDEALTLIRFGVPEPHRPNEIVIRNARNSIENYLETLHEAFVEPADDSPPAPDLGTLREAGIPTVLDEEFEASLEDLDKRRRILLGFVKSDVRQWPTQGID from the coding sequence ATGAACCGCGTCTATCTCGCTCTTGGTGTGATTCTTCTCATCGGGACCGTACTTGACCTTCTCTGGACAACGCTTTGGGTCGAAGGCGGCGCTGGTCCACTTACATCTCGGTTGATGGTGTGGACGTGGCGATCACTACGACGGATTGGTGCCCACAACTCACGGCTACTCAGTCTTTCAGGACCGCTGATCTTCGTGTTGACCCTCGCGGTATGGATTGTGCTGCTCTGGAGCGGGTGGACGCTTATTTTCGCCGGGGCCGAAAACATTCTCATCGATACGCTCAATCGTGGTCCCGTGTCGTGGACCGACCGGATCTATTTCGTCGGATACACGGTTTTCACGTTAGGTATCGGTGATTTTGCTCCACGGACAGGAATCTGGCAGTTGATCACGATACTCGCAACGGGAAGCGGATTGCTCTTCGTGACGCTGGGCGTCACGTATACGCTTTCAGTGCTCGATGCAGTCACCCAGAAGCGTGCGTTCGCCATCAATGTGAGCGGATTTGGAACGCAAAGTGAGGAGATTGTTCGGACTGCTTGGAACAGCGAGGAGTTTGAGGGACTTGACCTCCCGTTGAACACCTTCGTAACGCTGCTTTCGACCCTTACAGAGAATCACAATGCATACCCAGTTCTTCATTACTTTCACAGTGCTCAGGGAAAGCAATCTCCGGCCGTCGAAATCGCTGCACTCGACGAGGCCTTGACGCTCATCCGATTCGGCGTCCCGGAACCGCATCGACCGAACGAGATCGTTATTCGAAACGCTCGTAATAGTATCGAAAACTACCTCGAAACGCTTCACGAGGCCTTCGTCGAACCTGCTGACGATTCACCTCCCGCACCGGATCTAGGAACTCTCCGTGAAGCGGGTATTCCAACCGTGTTGGACGAAGAGTTCGAAGCTTCTCTTGAGGATCTGGATAAACGTCGGCGAATATTACTTGGATTCGTTAAATCCGACGTTCGACAGTGGCCTACACAGGGGATCGATTGA
- a CDS encoding tyrosine-type recombinase/integrase, whose product MPNRALSTPLDDSFERYLQDKGKGRGGDGGNYRRNAARELERFAEWAAGDRGDDDWTGIVPDDVDREPTFDDLDERVFREYARHLGGDRGLKQNTVQTYYRYISAWCGWCVNEGYLEAHYAQRASAMAPLPEDDGRKPGDQQAWTSEQRHALTRHVDERARDAVEAYRTLPEDTDPIDKQRARYAALKAARDRALVFVLAYTAVRVGELLRDPNDPRRRGVRWEDLSLDDGSMDVYRKKQQWDAASLPDPVISPLRSYRQLVDPPTDRWPVFPTFDQRTLAELVREELAERGERPEGIDERREACARDLLLALDENIRPPSITTDGARSILQRLSEAAGIDIDHPKHDYLAPHGGRRGMGEVLVRAFGYTVAARYLDNSEEMVRERYSHIEAGELGDVATEALEEIDSVPQ is encoded by the coding sequence ATGCCTAATCGAGCGCTTTCCACGCCGCTCGACGACAGCTTCGAGCGCTACCTCCAGGACAAGGGGAAAGGCCGCGGTGGGGATGGTGGAAACTATCGACGAAACGCTGCACGCGAGCTCGAGCGGTTCGCCGAGTGGGCCGCCGGCGACCGCGGCGACGACGACTGGACCGGGATCGTCCCCGACGACGTCGACCGGGAGCCGACATTCGACGATCTCGACGAACGCGTGTTCCGGGAGTATGCCCGGCATCTCGGTGGAGATCGGGGACTCAAGCAGAACACGGTACAAACTTATTACCGCTATATCTCTGCCTGGTGTGGCTGGTGCGTCAACGAAGGGTATCTCGAGGCGCATTACGCGCAGCGGGCGAGTGCGATGGCGCCGTTACCGGAGGACGACGGTCGCAAGCCCGGCGACCAACAGGCCTGGACGTCTGAACAGCGCCACGCCCTCACCCGCCACGTCGACGAACGGGCCCGCGACGCCGTCGAGGCGTACAGGACACTCCCAGAGGATACTGACCCCATCGATAAGCAGCGAGCGCGCTACGCGGCGCTGAAGGCGGCTCGTGACCGGGCGCTGGTGTTCGTCCTCGCGTACACAGCTGTCCGTGTCGGGGAACTCCTCCGAGATCCGAACGACCCACGCCGGCGCGGCGTTCGCTGGGAGGACCTTTCCCTCGACGACGGGAGTATGGACGTCTACCGGAAGAAACAGCAGTGGGACGCCGCGAGCCTTCCCGATCCGGTGATTTCTCCGTTGCGGAGCTACCGTCAGCTGGTGGACCCGCCGACGGACCGCTGGCCGGTGTTTCCGACGTTCGACCAACGGACGCTCGCAGAGCTCGTCCGGGAAGAGCTAGCCGAACGAGGGGAACGCCCAGAAGGAATCGACGAGCGACGTGAGGCATGCGCCCGGGACCTCTTGCTGGCGCTCGATGAGAATATTCGGCCGCCGTCGATCACGACGGACGGCGCACGGTCGATTCTTCAACGGCTCTCGGAGGCCGCAGGGATCGACATCGACCATCCGAAACACGATTATCTTGCTCCGCACGGCGGTCGCCGAGGGATGGGTGAAGTCCTCGTCCGTGCATTCGGGTATACAGTTGCGGCTCGATATCTTGATAATTCCGAAGAGATGGTTCGAGAGCGGTACTCTCACATCGAGGCTGGTGAGTTAGGTGATGTCGCTACTGAGGCCCTCGAGGAGATCGATAGTGTACCGCAGTAA
- a CDS encoding vitamin K epoxide reductase family protein, with product MTNDRNHDSDEELNTGTNDEEAQHPVTDGRGNDGKSAQAGNNGDDGEENDDNGASMRPGDMMLAHPTKEIWPQYAIISLGFWLFVSPPTLGYESALVTWNSYVSGLVLIALAGLTIYQDNGYANYANGFVGLWLVFAPIAFWAPTAAAYANYTLVGIMVITFSVLIVMRSEMEGPTVPPGWSYNPSTGAQRAPLIALGVFGFFASWYMAAYQLGYIGNVWDPLYDPGTEGVLTSQVSAAFPVSDAGLGAVAYSVEALMGFMGDRRRWRTMPWMVAFFGVVVIPLGFVQVLLVIMQPVMVGTWCTLCLLSAFGMLWMISLTVDEVVAMSQYVVRLMRQGDSLWTAFWMGGTISEEESGVDETTTRPIGDSPIREPFWGVSIPWTLLGAMVLGVWLMLSPTIFGTTGLMADSSHIVGSLIVSFTVIATGEPARAVRFLNVPLAGWIIAVPWLLSGVPMIAAVNAVVAGVLVILLSVPRGPIVDRYDGWERYATVESIKQLNPLGS from the coding sequence ATGACCAACGATAGAAACCACGACTCGGACGAAGAACTGAACACCGGGACGAATGACGAGGAAGCGCAGCACCCGGTAACGGACGGACGCGGAAACGACGGCAAGAGCGCTCAAGCCGGGAACAACGGTGACGACGGAGAAGAAAACGACGATAACGGGGCATCGATGCGACCAGGCGACATGATGCTCGCTCATCCAACGAAGGAGATCTGGCCGCAGTACGCCATCATTTCGCTCGGATTCTGGCTATTCGTGAGCCCGCCAACACTGGGCTACGAAAGCGCGCTGGTGACGTGGAACAGCTACGTAAGCGGACTTGTCCTTATTGCGCTCGCAGGCCTTACTATTTATCAGGATAATGGCTACGCCAACTACGCCAACGGATTCGTTGGCCTATGGTTGGTGTTCGCACCGATCGCTTTTTGGGCACCGACAGCCGCGGCATACGCTAATTATACGCTCGTCGGGATCATGGTCATCACGTTCTCGGTCCTGATCGTGATGCGGTCCGAGATGGAAGGGCCGACGGTCCCGCCGGGATGGTCGTACAACCCCTCGACGGGAGCCCAGCGTGCGCCGCTGATCGCGCTCGGAGTGTTCGGATTTTTCGCATCGTGGTACATGGCTGCCTACCAACTGGGCTACATCGGCAATGTCTGGGATCCGCTGTACGACCCTGGAACGGAGGGGGTCCTCACGTCCCAAGTGTCTGCGGCGTTTCCAGTCTCCGACGCGGGACTTGGGGCGGTTGCCTACTCGGTCGAGGCCCTGATGGGCTTTATGGGCGACCGACGCCGGTGGCGAACGATGCCGTGGATGGTCGCGTTCTTCGGCGTCGTCGTGATCCCACTCGGCTTCGTCCAGGTACTATTGGTCATCATGCAGCCGGTTATGGTCGGGACGTGGTGCACCCTTTGCCTCCTGTCAGCGTTTGGTATGCTATGGATGATTTCGCTGACGGTTGACGAGGTAGTTGCGATGAGCCAGTACGTCGTTCGACTGATGAGGCAGGGCGACAGCCTCTGGACCGCCTTTTGGATGGGTGGGACGATCTCAGAAGAAGAATCCGGCGTTGACGAGACGACGACAAGGCCGATTGGCGATTCACCGATCCGCGAGCCGTTCTGGGGAGTGTCAATCCCGTGGACGCTGCTCGGTGCGATGGTACTGGGCGTCTGGCTCATGCTCTCGCCTACCATCTTCGGTACGACGGGCCTCATGGCCGACAGTAGTCACATAGTCGGTTCGCTAATCGTCTCGTTCACTGTGATCGCAACGGGTGAACCCGCTCGTGCAGTTCGGTTCCTCAACGTTCCGTTGGCCGGGTGGATCATTGCCGTCCCGTGGTTACTTTCGGGCGTCCCGATGATCGCCGCTGTAAACGCCGTCGTCGCCGGCGTTCTCGTGATCCTGCTGAGTGTTCCCCGTGGCCCGATTGTGGACCGCTACGACGGCTGGGAACGCTATGCTACTGTCGAATCGATCAAACAATTGAATCCACTTGGAAGTTAA
- a CDS encoding SHOCT domain-containing protein → MVANDSLIRMVVIVAAAILLLPILMMAIMMPMMGLWGWGHMWNGTGAAWMWLLMGLIPLLVFLGLGYLLYRAVQRSGSIDRDTAIEDLRVAYARGEISDEEFEERRKRLEDET, encoded by the coding sequence ATGGTAGCCAATGATTCCCTAATTCGGATGGTCGTGATTGTCGCCGCCGCAATCCTCCTGTTGCCGATCCTGATGATGGCAATAATGATGCCGATGATGGGGCTGTGGGGCTGGGGACACATGTGGAACGGTACTGGAGCCGCTTGGATGTGGCTCTTGATGGGGCTCATCCCTTTGCTCGTATTCCTCGGGCTCGGATACCTTCTGTATAGGGCGGTCCAGCGATCCGGGTCCATCGATCGAGATACTGCGATCGAAGACTTGCGAGTTGCATACGCTCGTGGTGAGATCTCGGACGAAGAGTTCGAGGAACGTCGCAAGCGTTTGGAGGACGAAACGTAA
- a CDS encoding inorganic phosphate transporter → MVSVLFLIGLLAAVFVGFNIGGSSTGVAWGPSVGAKVINKTAAAALMTFFVFFGGWTVGRNVIDTLGSEIVPETAFSIEASIVVLSFIGLGMLFANIYGVPVSTSMTAVGAIAGLGLATNSLNWAVMGEIVVWWIIAPIIGFWCGAVIGRYLYPHLDRLFAIQQTEGPLITYDSSGMVPRPVLGPGTTPRELVSTTLVFLIACYMSFSAGASNIANAVAPLVGGDLLGPDWAVGLGTIAIGIGAFTIARRTMESVGNGLTDLPLMAATIVMVVAATITTVASWLGIPISLALSTVMTIVGLGWGRATRTTTVPDLARGEIEGSVSVNAVTVETDKEVPEIGEESAEDLQDAGELFDPSAVVRFVSFWIIGPSVATGLSYLSFVVLPIT, encoded by the coding sequence ATGGTTTCCGTTCTTTTCCTCATTGGCCTGTTGGCAGCGGTATTCGTTGGCTTCAACATCGGTGGCTCGTCGACCGGTGTCGCGTGGGGGCCGTCGGTCGGTGCGAAAGTCATCAACAAGACCGCTGCTGCGGCCCTGATGACCTTTTTCGTCTTTTTCGGTGGGTGGACTGTGGGTCGCAACGTGATCGATACGCTCGGGAGTGAGATCGTTCCTGAAACCGCGTTCTCTATCGAGGCGAGTATCGTCGTCCTCTCATTCATCGGCTTGGGGATGTTGTTCGCCAATATCTATGGCGTCCCTGTGTCGACCTCGATGACAGCGGTCGGTGCGATTGCGGGACTTGGGCTCGCGACGAACTCGTTGAACTGGGCTGTGATGGGCGAGATCGTCGTTTGGTGGATTATTGCACCAATCATCGGCTTTTGGTGTGGTGCTGTGATCGGGCGCTACCTTTACCCACATTTAGATCGCCTCTTCGCGATCCAGCAGACCGAGGGGCCGCTCATCACGTACGACTCGTCAGGAATGGTTCCACGGCCCGTACTCGGTCCAGGAACGACGCCGCGTGAACTCGTCAGTACGACCCTCGTCTTTCTCATCGCCTGTTATATGTCGTTCAGCGCAGGCGCGAGCAACATCGCGAACGCTGTTGCACCGCTGGTCGGTGGCGATCTCCTCGGTCCTGACTGGGCAGTTGGTCTCGGAACCATCGCGATCGGGATTGGGGCCTTCACGATCGCTCGACGAACGATGGAATCCGTTGGGAACGGGCTCACTGATCTGCCATTGATGGCTGCAACGATCGTAATGGTCGTCGCTGCGACCATCACGACGGTCGCTTCGTGGCTTGGTATCCCAATCAGCCTCGCTCTCTCGACCGTCATGACCATCGTCGGTCTTGGGTGGGGGCGGGCGACACGCACCACGACAGTACCTGACCTCGCACGCGGTGAGATCGAAGGGAGTGTCTCAGTTAACGCTGTAACGGTGGAAACGGACAAGGAGGTGCCGGAGATCGGTGAAGAAAGCGCCGAAGACCTGCAGGATGCTGGCGAGTTGTTTGACCCGTCAGCAGTGGTGCGGTTTGTCTCGTTTTGGATTATTGGCCCCTCGGTCGCGACTGGCCTGTCATATCTCTCGTTCGTCGTCCTCCCAATAACGTAA
- a CDS encoding transposase: MPPTHDSRQTVFRRIARRSYAEWPAYDSTPLFDRTSLAGLESDVRTVSKTWFRHNSHDSVEEFVCALPLAYFRFSAHDRYEGSTRYQMDTLFRVFVLQECHEWNHETALVDYLSACPELCDQLGLGAVPDQSTLWRSWHERFTLELRETTETAARTILIKAQNTGVEIPREPERKLQYQDDGIASEDPDDRTILKQVETITDHVSRIVFPAFSLNRGEGCEIHENAYWGLQTYLGLRENLAANEGARSFIYESTRERTPLGHAHRDHIRNLSIPEVREMYRQSIRQLIDEVAGTEEFFRAGIAAIDITEAAPFTGDRTGHEDEIIGTKENTDEYAYQWATVQLVGNAVPLVLDARPVRKGESRKKIVEDLLDSAEELVHVDNVLMDREFDSQHVLEMISQRGLSYVVPKRMQTSEKAQAKRLLQRGQVRYETDRKLHLGKNEWHEATLIYRRKEKSKYDDHRQYSVFMTNRASGHLTEYGYRWEIESGYRSIKRFMATTTSKNFGLRFFYFAFACLLYSIWRAVDLLVQVELTGEYEHSPIVTADNTLTLLKKETGIG; this comes from the coding sequence ATGCCACCAACCCACGACTCTCGACAAACGGTTTTTCGACGGATCGCCCGACGATCATACGCCGAGTGGCCGGCGTATGATTCGACACCGCTGTTCGATCGAACGTCGCTTGCCGGACTGGAATCAGATGTCCGAACAGTCTCGAAGACGTGGTTCAGACACAATAGCCACGACTCGGTTGAGGAGTTCGTCTGTGCACTTCCGCTAGCCTACTTCCGGTTCAGCGCCCATGACCGGTATGAGGGTTCGACACGCTATCAGATGGATACCCTCTTCCGGGTATTCGTCCTGCAAGAATGCCACGAATGGAATCACGAGACTGCCCTCGTCGACTACCTCAGTGCCTGTCCTGAACTCTGCGATCAGCTGGGACTAGGGGCGGTTCCAGACCAGTCCACGCTGTGGCGTAGCTGGCACGAGCGTTTTACCCTGGAGCTTCGCGAAACCACTGAGACGGCCGCCCGGACGATTCTCATCAAAGCGCAGAACACGGGTGTCGAAATTCCGCGTGAACCGGAACGGAAACTGCAATACCAAGACGACGGTATTGCCAGTGAAGATCCAGACGACCGGACGATCTTGAAGCAGGTAGAGACGATTACTGACCACGTCAGCAGGATAGTTTTCCCAGCGTTCTCGTTGAACCGTGGCGAAGGCTGTGAAATCCACGAGAACGCCTACTGGGGGTTGCAGACCTATCTCGGGCTCCGTGAAAACTTGGCCGCCAACGAGGGTGCTCGGAGCTTCATCTACGAGTCAACGCGGGAGCGGACACCACTCGGTCACGCCCACCGCGATCATATTCGCAATCTCTCGATACCGGAGGTTCGAGAGATGTATCGACAGTCAATTCGACAACTCATCGACGAGGTCGCAGGGACGGAGGAGTTTTTCCGGGCAGGGATAGCTGCCATCGACATCACTGAGGCTGCTCCCTTCACGGGCGATAGGACGGGCCATGAGGACGAGATTATCGGTACGAAGGAGAATACTGACGAGTACGCTTACCAGTGGGCAACCGTCCAGTTGGTCGGGAACGCGGTCCCGCTTGTCCTTGATGCTCGCCCCGTGCGGAAAGGCGAGTCACGAAAAAAGATCGTCGAGGACTTGCTGGATTCGGCTGAAGAGCTCGTCCATGTCGATAACGTGCTGATGGACCGAGAATTCGATAGCCAGCACGTCTTGGAGATGATCAGCCAGCGCGGGCTTTCCTATGTCGTGCCGAAGCGGATGCAGACCAGCGAGAAAGCCCAGGCCAAGCGGTTACTCCAGCGCGGTCAAGTTCGGTACGAGACCGACCGGAAGCTCCACCTTGGGAAGAACGAGTGGCACGAAGCGACGCTGATCTACCGCCGGAAAGAGAAATCTAAATACGACGATCATCGGCAGTACTCGGTGTTCATGACGAATAGGGCCAGTGGCCACCTCACGGAGTACGGCTACCGGTGGGAAATTGAGAGTGGCTACAGGTCGATAAAGCGTTTCATGGCCACCACCACGTCGAAGAATTTCGGGCTTCGATTCTTCTACTTCGCGTTCGCGTGTCTGCTGTACTCGATTTGGCGAGCAGTCGATTTGTTGGTACAGGTCGAGTTGACCGGTGAATATGAACATTCGCCGATTGTGACGGCCGACAACACGCTGACGCTGTTGAAGAAGGAAACCGGAATCGGATAG
- a CDS encoding heavy metal translocating P-type ATPase — protein MHEGHEEMFRRRFFVSTILSIPVLLYSEMLQEWLGFSVPAFPGSEWINPVFAVIVFAYGGVPFLRMAAPELQDRSPGMMTLISMAISVAFVYSLASVVLPTESAFFWELVTLIDIMLLGHWIEMRSVRRAQSALDELAQLMPDTAERITEDGETEEVPVSELSEGDLVLVRPGASVPADGVVEEGDSDVNESMITGESMPVSKEPGDEVIGGTINGDGSLRVRIEATGEETTLAGIMRLVEEAQGSKSQTQVLADRAAGWLFYVAVAAAAVTAIAWTIAVSFDAAVIERVVTVLVIACPHALGLAIPLVVAINTSLAARNGMLVRDRIAMEEARNLDAIIFDKTGTLTEGEHGVVGTETADNIDEQEVLALAAAVEGDSEHMIARAIREAAAERSVSVPEAEDFEAMKGRGVRAQVTGDEVYVGGPNLLTYLDTNVPSDLQRFADQAGENGQTVVYVVRNGEPIAAFAMADVIREESYRVVDALHELDIEVAMLTGDSQDVADAVADELGIDTVFAEVLPEDKDEKVQELQNQGKLVAMVGDGVNDAPALTRADVGIAIGSGTDVAVQSADVILVQNNPMDVARLVKLSKASYRKMQENIVWAAGYNVFAIPLAAGVLAPIGILLSPAVGALLMSLSTVIVAINAQLLRRVDLSIPSLPGVSQAKGAQPAD, from the coding sequence ATGCACGAGGGCCACGAAGAGATGTTCCGCCGTCGGTTTTTCGTCTCGACGATACTCTCGATCCCGGTCCTCCTCTACAGCGAGATGCTCCAGGAGTGGCTGGGGTTTTCCGTACCGGCGTTTCCCGGAAGCGAGTGGATCAATCCGGTCTTCGCGGTAATCGTCTTCGCCTACGGTGGCGTCCCCTTCCTCCGGATGGCCGCTCCTGAACTACAGGACCGGTCACCTGGGATGATGACGCTCATCTCGATGGCAATCTCAGTCGCATTCGTCTACAGTTTGGCGAGTGTTGTCCTCCCGACCGAGTCAGCGTTCTTCTGGGAACTGGTAACTCTTATCGACATCATGCTGTTGGGCCATTGGATCGAAATGCGATCGGTTCGGCGAGCACAGAGTGCGCTCGACGAGCTGGCGCAGCTCATGCCCGACACCGCCGAACGAATCACCGAAGACGGTGAAACCGAAGAAGTCCCGGTGAGCGAACTTTCCGAAGGAGATCTTGTCCTCGTCCGTCCGGGTGCCAGCGTCCCCGCGGACGGTGTGGTTGAGGAGGGAGACTCGGACGTGAATGAATCGATGATCACCGGCGAGTCGATGCCGGTTTCAAAGGAGCCGGGCGACGAGGTGATCGGCGGGACCATCAACGGTGACGGGAGCCTTCGCGTCCGCATCGAAGCGACGGGTGAGGAGACGACCCTGGCGGGGATCATGCGTCTCGTCGAAGAAGCGCAAGGGAGCAAGTCGCAGACGCAAGTCCTCGCCGATCGAGCCGCCGGTTGGCTGTTCTACGTCGCCGTGGCCGCGGCGGCTGTGACTGCCATCGCGTGGACGATCGCCGTGTCGTTCGACGCGGCAGTCATCGAGCGAGTCGTCACCGTCCTCGTGATCGCGTGTCCACACGCGCTCGGACTCGCCATTCCGCTCGTGGTTGCGATCAACACCTCGCTGGCCGCCCGAAACGGGATGTTGGTGCGAGATCGTATCGCCATGGAAGAAGCGCGAAACTTGGATGCGATCATCTTCGACAAGACCGGGACGCTCACTGAGGGCGAACACGGCGTCGTCGGTACAGAAACCGCAGACAATATCGACGAACAAGAGGTGCTGGCTCTCGCAGCTGCGGTCGAGGGGGACTCGGAACACATGATCGCCCGCGCCATCCGCGAAGCGGCTGCTGAACGCAGTGTTAGCGTTCCTGAGGCGGAAGATTTCGAAGCGATGAAAGGTCGAGGAGTTCGCGCACAGGTTACGGGTGATGAGGTCTACGTCGGCGGTCCGAACCTCCTAACCTACCTTGATACCAATGTTCCGTCGGATCTGCAGCGGTTCGCCGATCAGGCCGGCGAAAACGGGCAGACTGTCGTGTACGTTGTTCGAAATGGAGAGCCGATCGCCGCCTTCGCCATGGCGGACGTGATCAGGGAAGAGAGCTACCGGGTCGTCGATGCGCTCCACGAGCTGGATATCGAAGTAGCGATGCTAACCGGAGACTCGCAGGACGTGGCCGATGCGGTGGCCGACGAACTGGGGATCGATACGGTGTTCGCGGAGGTACTGCCCGAAGACAAAGACGAGAAGGTCCAGGAGCTACAGAATCAGGGAAAACTCGTGGCGATGGTCGGCGACGGTGTCAACGACGCGCCCGCGCTGACTCGGGCGGACGTCGGCATCGCTATTGGAAGCGGGACGGACGTCGCTGTTCAGTCTGCAGACGTCATCCTCGTGCAGAACAACCCGATGGACGTTGCCCGTCTCGTGAAGTTGAGCAAGGCGAGTTACCGGAAGATGCAAGAAAATATCGTCTGGGCTGCCGGGTACAACGTCTTCGCCATTCCGCTCGCGGCTGGTGTTCTTGCGCCGATCGGGATCTTACTCTCGCCAGCAGTCGGTGCGCTCCTGATGTCACTCAGTACTGTTATCGTCGCAATCAACGCACAACTACTCCGCCGCGTCGATCTCTCCATTCCGAGTTTGCCGGGTGTATCACAAGCTAAAGGTGCACAACCGGCAGATTAA
- a CDS encoding ParA family protein: MSADEFEGLPGAAVSLLKGGVGKSTIALNIADRLAARGHETVLLDLDKDGHMTTQLGYDDAYDRDANLGDALIDGEDPEDLLIETDFGVHLLPSSNELENVETRLKDERFADVKLRRNVVDPLIQNGYDYVIIDAAGGRGKLSDNALIAVQRVIIPLIPRAGSINGLNKMIERQISPIRQNIGLDILAVTPNMIRETMGQRNEHRTLVENLNREFGSFVPEYARVDPEIFDALDDSGRTIDSIPKPGIRERTAISRAFKQGMPVSEFDEDCDQIPNFDHLADLVEEHSHA, translated from the coding sequence ATGAGTGCTGACGAGTTTGAAGGGCTCCCCGGAGCAGCTGTCTCGTTGCTTAAGGGAGGGGTAGGGAAATCCACGATCGCGCTCAACATCGCTGATCGACTCGCTGCTCGTGGCCATGAGACGGTACTATTGGATCTGGATAAGGACGGGCACATGACGACCCAGTTGGGATACGACGATGCGTACGACCGAGATGCGAACCTCGGTGACGCCCTTATCGATGGTGAGGACCCCGAAGACCTGCTTATCGAGACGGACTTCGGCGTTCACCTACTCCCGTCGAGTAACGAGCTCGAGAACGTCGAGACGAGGCTGAAGGACGAACGGTTCGCAGACGTGAAGCTTCGACGGAACGTTGTCGATCCGCTCATTCAAAACGGATACGACTACGTGATAATTGATGCCGCAGGCGGCCGTGGGAAACTCTCCGACAACGCCCTCATCGCCGTCCAGCGCGTCATAATCCCGCTAATCCCGCGTGCTGGCTCGATCAACGGCCTCAATAAGATGATTGAACGCCAGATCTCCCCAATCCGGCAGAATATCGGGTTGGATATCCTCGCAGTCACTCCGAATATGATTCGCGAAACAATGGGACAACGCAACGAGCATCGGACTCTCGTTGAAAATCTCAACCGGGAGTTCGGTTCATTCGTCCCCGAGTACGCTCGTGTGGACCCGGAGATCTTCGATGCCCTCGATGATTCGGGACGCACCATCGATAGTATTCCGAAGCCAGGGATTCGCGAACGGACCGCGATTTCTCGCGCGTTCAAGCAAGGAATGCCGGTCTCGGAGTTCGACGAAGATTGCGACCAAATCCCGAATTTCGACCACTTAGCGGACCTCGTGGAGGAACACAGCCATGCCTAA
- a CDS encoding SDR family oxidoreductase yields the protein MSVTKESEVVVITGASAGVGRATARLFAERGAKIGLLARGEDGLEGARDDVEQAGGEAIPVPTDVADPDQVEAAAEAVENEFGPIDVWVNNAMVSVFSPAAEMTAADYQRVTEVTYLGYVHGTQTALDRMRPRDDGTIVQVGSALAYRGIPLQSAYCGAKHAIQGFTESVRTELLHEDCDVQLSMVQMPAMNTPQFEWTKSRLPRQPQPVPPIYQPEVAARAIVWAVDNSRDELWVGWPTLKAILGNRLIPRRLDRYLARSGYDSQQTDEPVDPDRRHNLHEPLAGDYGAHGPFDERAHDRSIQLWISMHRRTLALITGFITVVMGVILGQYLLSPDNDAKTETNDSNTTYGSP from the coding sequence ATGTCTGTCACCAAAGAATCCGAAGTCGTCGTTATCACGGGCGCATCGGCCGGTGTCGGTCGAGCAACTGCTCGCTTGTTCGCTGAACGCGGCGCAAAGATCGGTCTCCTTGCTCGGGGTGAAGACGGACTCGAAGGTGCGCGGGATGATGTCGAGCAGGCCGGCGGTGAAGCAATACCCGTCCCGACTGACGTCGCCGATCCCGACCAAGTCGAGGCGGCGGCAGAAGCGGTCGAGAACGAGTTTGGTCCGATCGACGTCTGGGTGAACAACGCGATGGTGTCCGTGTTCTCACCTGCGGCAGAGATGACCGCCGCTGACTATCAGCGCGTCACCGAAGTGACGTATCTGGGCTACGTTCACGGGACTCAGACTGCCCTCGATCGAATGCGGCCCCGTGACGACGGAACCATTGTCCAGGTCGGATCAGCGCTCGCCTATCGTGGCATTCCGCTCCAGTCGGCTTACTGTGGTGCGAAACACGCAATTCAAGGATTCACTGAATCTGTTCGGACGGAACTCCTCCACGAGGACTGCGATGTCCAACTGTCGATGGTGCAGATGCCCGCGATGAACACGCCACAGTTCGAGTGGACGAAGAGCCGATTGCCGCGCCAACCGCAGCCGGTGCCGCCGATCTATCAGCCGGAAGTCGCTGCTCGCGCGATCGTCTGGGCCGTCGATAACAGTCGAGACGAACTGTGGGTCGGCTGGCCGACGCTAAAGGCGATCCTCGGCAACCGGCTAATTCCGCGTCGGCTCGATCGCTACCTCGCGCGAAGCGGATACGATTCCCAGCAAACCGACGAACCAGTAGATCCCGATAGAAGACACAATCTTCACGAGCCGCTTGCGGGCGATTACGGTGCACACGGGCCGTTCGATGAGCGGGCACACGACCGAAGTATTCAGCTCTGGATATCGATGCATCGACGAACGCTCGCCTTGATCACTGGATTTATAACAGTGGTCATGGGCGTAATCCTCGGTCAATACCTTCTCTCCCCCGACAATGACGCCAAGACAGAAACAAATGATAGTAATACAACATACGGATCGCCGTAG